In one Alphaproteobacteria bacterium genomic region, the following are encoded:
- a CDS encoding outer membrane lipoprotein-sorting protein produces the protein MIRQSLLSATVAALLTPTAAGIAFAATPEERGHEIAVEVDARDIGFEDSRVAMQMLLRNAEGETSTRELWVETLEVPNPEEGDKSLTYFLNPGDIEGTAFLSFTKILEPDDQWLYLPALKRVKRISSSNKSGPFVGSEFAYEDLTSFEVGKYDYKYLGDTECGDMTCFMVERYPLYEDSGYTRQIAYIDQAEYRILKVEFYDRKDSLLKTLESSDWKEYLDQYWRAHNLHMTNHQTGKETILVFQDYEFRTGVSERNFNKSRLDNIR, from the coding sequence ATGATCAGACAGTCGCTTTTATCCGCCACGGTCGCAGCCCTTCTGACCCCGACCGCCGCCGGCATCGCCTTTGCGGCGACGCCGGAGGAACGCGGCCATGAAATTGCCGTAGAAGTCGATGCCCGGGATATCGGATTTGAAGACAGCAGGGTCGCGATGCAGATGCTGCTGAGGAACGCCGAGGGGGAAACCTCGACCCGGGAACTCTGGGTCGAGACCCTGGAGGTCCCGAATCCGGAAGAGGGTGACAAGAGCCTCACCTATTTCCTGAATCCGGGGGATATCGAGGGCACGGCATTCCTGAGCTTTACCAAGATTCTGGAGCCGGATGACCAATGGCTCTATCTGCCGGCCCTGAAACGGGTGAAGCGGATCAGTTCGTCAAACAAGTCCGGACCCTTCGTCGGCAGTGAATTCGCCTATGAGGATCTGACCAGCTTCGAAGTCGGGAAGTACGATTACAAGTATCTCGGCGATACCGAATGCGGGGACATGACCTGCTTCATGGTCGAGCGCTATCCGCTGTACGAGGATTCCGGGTACACCCGACAGATCGCCTACATTGACCAGGCCGAGTATCGAATTCTCAAGGTCGAGTTCTACGACCGGAAGGATTCGCTCCTGAAGACGCTCGAATCCAGCGACTGGAAGGAATATCTCGATCAGTACTGGCGCGCCCACAATCTGCATATGACCAACCATCAGACCGGCAAGGAGACCATCCTGGTCTTCCAGGATTATGAATTCCGGACGGGCGTGTCGGAGCGAAACTTCAACAAGTCGCGCCTCGACAACATCCGGTGA
- a CDS encoding YbjN domain-containing protein, protein MTSLQVDHTAQLANPLDILEAMFQANEWPFERSDDEELIVETTGGWCDYRLLFVWREDMHAFYYTCTFDLKIPSDRRRGVAELLALINEKMWMGHFDLCSESGSPTYRHTIPTRGMAGFSVEQLEDLMDIALAECERFYPAFQFLLWGGYQPEEAVQAALLDCQGEA, encoded by the coding sequence ATGACCAGTTTGCAGGTCGACCATACCGCACAGCTCGCGAATCCGCTCGATATCCTCGAAGCCATGTTCCAGGCCAATGAATGGCCTTTCGAACGGTCTGACGACGAGGAATTGATCGTCGAGACGACCGGCGGCTGGTGCGACTACCGTCTGCTGTTCGTGTGGCGGGAAGACATGCATGCATTCTACTACACCTGCACGTTCGATCTGAAGATTCCCAGCGATCGCCGCCGTGGCGTGGCGGAACTGCTGGCGCTGATCAATGAAAAGATGTGGATGGGCCATTTCGATCTGTGTTCGGAAAGCGGTTCCCCGACCTATCGCCACACGATCCCGACGCGCGGAATGGCGGGTTTCTCCGTTGAGCAGCTGGAAGATCTGATGGATATCGCCCTGGCCGAGTGCGAGCGCTTCTATCCGGCATTCCAGTTCCTGCTCTGGGGCGGGTATCAGCCCGAGGAAGCCGTGCAGGCAGCACTGCTGGACTGTCAGGGAGAAGCCTGA
- the proC gene encoding pyrroline-5-carboxylate reductase, which yields MTQTLTRPLILIGCGKMGGAMLSGWLESGIAGGGVYVVDPMGGGPFKGRDGVTVVAGADEVPDDLDPEVIVLAVKPQQMDALLADYKRFSGSSSLFVSIAAGKTIGYFETHLGADAAIVRAMPNTPAAIGQGITVACPNGNVSADQVALAERLLRAVGEAASVDDERLIDAVTALSGGGPAYTFLLIECMAKAGAAAGLPQDLADRLALVTVAGAGQLALSSEEQPSKLRENVTSPGGTTLEALKVLMREGDGLPDLMVEAIAAATRRSRELGS from the coding sequence ATGACGCAGACCCTGACGAGACCCCTCATTCTGATCGGATGCGGCAAGATGGGCGGCGCAATGCTGAGCGGCTGGCTCGAATCCGGTATCGCCGGAGGCGGTGTCTATGTCGTCGATCCCATGGGGGGCGGACCGTTCAAGGGGCGTGATGGCGTCACCGTCGTGGCGGGCGCGGACGAGGTGCCGGACGATCTTGATCCGGAGGTCATCGTTCTGGCGGTGAAGCCGCAGCAGATGGATGCATTACTGGCCGATTACAAACGCTTCTCCGGGTCGTCGAGCCTGTTTGTGTCCATTGCGGCCGGGAAGACCATCGGATACTTCGAGACGCATCTGGGGGCGGACGCTGCCATCGTACGTGCGATGCCGAACACGCCCGCCGCCATTGGCCAGGGGATCACGGTTGCTTGCCCGAACGGGAATGTCAGTGCGGATCAGGTTGCGCTGGCCGAACGGTTGCTGCGTGCCGTCGGGGAGGCGGCGAGCGTTGACGACGAACGCCTGATTGATGCGGTGACCGCGCTCAGCGGGGGCGGACCGGCCTACACCTTCCTTTTGATCGAATGCATGGCGAAGGCCGGTGCTGCCGCCGGGCTGCCGCAGGATCTGGCGGATCGGCTCGCTCTCGTGACCGTTGCCGGGGCGGGACAACTGGCCCTGTCCAGCGAAGAACAGCCGTCGAAACTGCGCGAGAATGTGACCAGCCCGGGCGGGACGACCCTGGAAGCGCTGAAAGTGCTGATGCGGGAAGGCGACGGCCTGCCGGACCTCATGGTGGAGGCGATTGCTGCCGCCACGCGCCGGTCCAGGGAACTGGGCAGCTAA
- a CDS encoding crosslink repair DNA glycosylase YcaQ family protein produces MTALPTITAEQGRHLILGLQGLGESHRRPMNDDTLMDLICRLGFVQIDSINMLERAHHMILSSRATGYRPLQLKRLVERKRQLFENWTHDASVIPSAFYPYWMRRFENRRRLLSDRYTRWHGPDFLNETAQVLSHIEANGPVLSRELSPDERKGPGAWWNWHPSKTALEYLWRIGELAICRREGFQKVYDLTHRVIPAPHREAPVDHDELVDWACREALHRLGFGTAGEIAGYWDLITTDDAKRWCDRHLGEGVEPVCVEQIDGRKRTLFGRMDLVAAVRSTGAPPPGLRILNPFDPVLRDRKRLKGLFGFDYRIEVFVPAEKRTFGYYVFPILEGDRMVGRIDMKADRNADALQITALWPEPGIRFGKGRMKKLESELDRQRKFGNLSGIRYEDGWLRDPIVLNQAL; encoded by the coding sequence ATGACGGCCCTGCCGACCATCACCGCCGAGCAGGGCCGTCACCTGATTCTGGGGCTTCAGGGCCTGGGTGAATCGCACCGCCGGCCAATGAATGACGACACCCTGATGGATCTGATCTGTCGGCTGGGTTTCGTTCAGATCGACAGTATCAACATGCTGGAACGCGCCCATCACATGATCCTGTCCAGCCGCGCCACCGGCTACCGGCCGCTTCAGTTGAAGCGTCTGGTGGAGCGGAAGCGGCAGCTTTTTGAAAACTGGACCCATGATGCATCGGTCATCCCGTCGGCATTCTATCCGTACTGGATGCGGCGCTTCGAAAACCGCCGAAGACTGTTGTCGGATCGCTATACCCGTTGGCACGGCCCGGATTTCCTGAACGAAACCGCACAGGTCCTGAGCCATATCGAGGCAAACGGTCCGGTGCTTTCCCGCGAACTCTCGCCAGACGAGCGCAAGGGACCCGGAGCCTGGTGGAACTGGCACCCCTCCAAAACGGCCCTGGAATATCTTTGGCGGATTGGAGAACTGGCGATCTGCCGCCGGGAGGGTTTCCAGAAGGTCTATGACCTCACCCATCGTGTGATTCCGGCACCGCATCGCGAGGCGCCCGTGGACCATGACGAACTTGTCGACTGGGCATGCCGGGAGGCGCTTCATCGGCTTGGATTCGGGACCGCAGGCGAAATCGCGGGCTATTGGGACCTGATCACGACGGACGATGCCAAACGCTGGTGCGACCGGCATCTCGGTGAGGGAGTGGAGCCAGTCTGCGTCGAACAGATCGACGGACGGAAGCGCACATTGTTCGGGCGGATGGACCTCGTCGCCGCCGTGCGCTCCACCGGCGCGCCGCCACCCGGTTTGCGCATCCTCAACCCGTTCGACCCGGTCCTGCGCGACCGTAAACGTCTGAAAGGCCTGTTCGGATTCGACTACCGGATCGAGGTCTTCGTGCCTGCCGAGAAGCGGACATTCGGCTATTATGTCTTCCCCATTCTCGAGGGAGACAGAATGGTCGGCCGCATCGACATGAAGGCGGATCGAAACGCGGACGCGCTGCAGATCACCGCCCTGTGGCCCGAACCGGGAATCCGTTTCGGCAAGGGGCGCATGAAAAAGCTGGAATCCGAACTGGACCGCCAGCGGAAATTTGGAAACCTGTCCGGCATCCGTTATGAGGACGGCTGGCTGCGCGACCCGATTGTCCTGAATCAGGCCCTGTAG
- a CDS encoding GNAT family N-acetyltransferase, whose translation MIDSTAIRFAAYRVEDAEAVRRLHETAWSGLAGPFHTPDQIRAHILLIRDPGYAGTLAANNLLLAWHEDGRLLGSAGWCDVPDSSHAARIRKVFVHPDTAGAGLGRRLVQRVEQAARAAGRRHLTVRSNANAEGFYAALGYSPVSRGVMPAPGADLPVIFMEKSA comes from the coding sequence GTGATCGATTCAACGGCCATTCGGTTCGCCGCCTACCGGGTGGAAGACGCCGAAGCGGTGCGACGGTTGCACGAGACCGCTTGGTCCGGGCTCGCCGGCCCCTTCCACACACCGGACCAGATACGCGCGCATATTCTTCTGATTCGCGACCCGGGTTACGCAGGGACCCTCGCCGCCAACAATCTCCTTCTTGCATGGCATGAGGACGGGCGTCTGCTGGGAAGCGCCGGCTGGTGTGACGTGCCGGATTCGTCCCATGCCGCCCGAATTCGGAAGGTCTTCGTCCATCCGGACACAGCCGGAGCCGGACTGGGCCGGCGGTTGGTGCAAAGGGTGGAACAGGCCGCCCGCGCAGCCGGCCGCCGGCACCTGACTGTCCGATCCAACGCCAATGCGGAAGGGTTCTATGCGGCCCTGGGATACAGTCCGGTTTCACGCGGCGTCATGCCCGCGCCCGGGGCCGACCTGCCTGTCATCTTCATGGAGAAGTCCGCATGA
- a CDS encoding DUF1289 domain-containing protein codes for MAALPNIPSPCIGICALDPATGRCSGCMRTTGEIAEWGGATNERRYEIVQALRARRIAAGRVSESDLRPRRRRRGGAATET; via the coding sequence GTGGCAGCCCTGCCCAACATCCCCTCCCCCTGCATCGGTATCTGCGCATTGGATCCTGCGACAGGCCGATGCTCCGGCTGCATGCGCACGACGGGAGAAATCGCGGAATGGGGCGGTGCAACCAACGAGCGCCGTTACGAAATTGTCCAGGCGCTGCGCGCGCGGCGCATTGCCGCCGGACGGGTGTCGGAAAGCGACCTGCGCCCGAGGCGCCGACGCCGCGGCGGGGCGGCGACGGAAACGTGA
- a CDS encoding helix-turn-helix transcriptional regulator has product MSELEQTAACLEALGNPTRLAIYRLLVRAGEEGQSVGRIQAALSVPASTLSHHLKHLEMVGMVLRRREGTTHTCVANYRTMNKVLGFLTEECCADSGIAPTQPHSAHKISA; this is encoded by the coding sequence ATGAGTGAACTGGAACAGACTGCGGCCTGCTTGGAGGCCCTTGGAAACCCCACACGGTTGGCGATCTACCGCCTTCTGGTCCGTGCGGGTGAAGAGGGACAGAGTGTCGGCCGAATTCAGGCCGCCCTGTCGGTTCCGGCTTCGACGCTGTCCCATCATCTGAAGCATCTGGAGATGGTCGGAATGGTTTTGCGGCGGCGGGAAGGGACCACTCATACCTGCGTTGCGAATTACAGGACGATGAACAAGGTTCTCGGATTCCTGACGGAAGAATGCTGTGCCGACAGCGGCATCGCCCCCACACAACCCCACAGCGCCCACAAGATAAGCGCCTGA
- a CDS encoding permease codes for MTDHAQGTSPNYFDVSGSIVSWLRSLPRDRVVWAFAALIAAVFLLATDDATALLGATGNSLAETGPFIAASILIAAYVKATGADALIARALSGRQESAVLTAAVFGALSPFCSCGVVPLIAALLAAGVPLAPVMAFWLASPVIDPEMLVLTWGVLGAEMAIAKTLAAIGLGLLGGGTVMAMQHMGMLCDVLRDGVGGKSCCGTKPSPVATGQGCGPAKDETPRWAFWTEGNRRIQFVEETGTMGWFLVKWLSLAFLIEAMMIAWVPMERIAGGLSELGPFAVPAAAAVGVPAYLNGYAAIPLVRGLMEVGLQPGAALAFMVAGGVTCIPAAVAVKALVKMPVFLMYLAIAAIGSVAAGFAFSVYFMI; via the coding sequence ATGACGGATCACGCCCAAGGTACTTCGCCCAACTATTTCGATGTTTCTGGAAGTATCGTTTCCTGGCTTCGATCCCTGCCGAGGGACCGGGTTGTCTGGGCGTTCGCTGCTCTAATCGCTGCGGTCTTTCTGCTGGCGACGGATGATGCGACGGCGCTCCTCGGTGCGACCGGCAACAGCCTCGCGGAAACCGGGCCCTTCATTGCCGCAAGTATTCTGATCGCCGCCTACGTTAAGGCGACGGGTGCGGATGCCCTGATTGCCCGCGCCCTGTCCGGGCGACAGGAAAGCGCGGTCCTGACGGCGGCCGTCTTTGGAGCCTTGTCGCCGTTCTGCTCCTGCGGGGTGGTGCCGTTGATCGCGGCGCTGCTGGCTGCCGGGGTGCCGCTGGCACCGGTCATGGCCTTCTGGCTCGCCTCACCGGTGATCGATCCGGAAATGCTGGTCCTGACCTGGGGCGTGCTTGGGGCGGAAATGGCGATTGCGAAGACGCTTGCTGCCATCGGGCTGGGATTGCTCGGCGGAGGCACGGTCATGGCAATGCAGCACATGGGCATGCTCTGCGACGTTCTGCGCGACGGTGTGGGCGGGAAATCCTGCTGTGGCACCAAGCCGTCACCGGTCGCGACCGGTCAGGGCTGCGGCCCCGCCAAGGATGAGACGCCGCGTTGGGCGTTCTGGACGGAAGGCAATCGTCGCATTCAGTTCGTCGAGGAGACCGGGACGATGGGCTGGTTTCTGGTCAAGTGGCTGAGCCTTGCCTTCCTGATCGAGGCGATGATGATCGCCTGGGTTCCGATGGAGCGGATTGCGGGCGGCCTGTCAGAACTTGGCCCGTTCGCTGTTCCCGCCGCGGCGGCGGTCGGGGTTCCCGCTTATCTCAACGGATACGCTGCGATCCCGCTGGTCCGCGGCCTGATGGAAGTGGGCCTGCAACCCGGGGCCGCGCTGGCCTTCATGGTCGCGGGCGGCGTCACCTGCATCCCGGCCGCGGTCGCCGTCAAAGCATTGGTGAAGATGCCGGTTTTCCTGATGTACCTCGCCATAGCGGCCATCGGTTCCGTTGCCGCCGGCTTCGCCTTTTCGGTCTACTTCATGATCTAG
- a CDS encoding xanthine dehydrogenase family protein molybdopterin-binding subunit, with the protein MSDWSGKSIPRLEDTRLLTGKGRFVEDLRLPDMLHAVVFRSPVAHGRITELDVADAAEIPGVVGILTAADLDRLGCKPMPCKAAHAGSDGTPFRAPVRDLLARDTVRFVGDPIAFIVAESESAAHDAMEAILADFNELPAVTDPVHSTDTAVVWEEGDADVVEAAFAAANQIVEISQRSDRVSVAPIETRSALGQYKDGGYTLFTQTQGVHFMRDMMAATLGVDPAAVRVVTGDVGGSFGIKLMNYPEQSLVLAASKAFGRPVRWVESRSEAFLSDAYGRGQAGKASIAIDADGRITALKVDTIGDMGAYASALGVGVLTKGFTKTLGHVYDIPALHVRVSAVYTNAAPTDAYRGAGKPEAQYLVERLIEKAGRETGLGPLEFRRRNLVPEAKMPYQAANGFIYDSARFEAVMDAGADAADWQGFEARRAESESRGLKRGIGIGLYLHLTGGSASERSEVLLQQDGSVLVLTGVQASGQGHETAFAQLLADKLEIPMDRIRVVEGDTAEIKTGGGTGGSSSLPIAGVTIMKAADVMLDNARALAAERLETAEVDLEYGAGGFTVVGTDRRVTLTEIAADLPEERENLCGGTAESDHEIQTVPHGAYIVEVEVDPDTGFVKLDRFTAVDDLGRRVNPMIAEGQIHGGLAQAIGQALYERTAFDPDTGQLLSGSFMDYQLPRAGDVPFFDLHSADTPTEINILGMKGAGEIASIGGPAAVVNAVADAIGRQDIDMPLTPERVWNYLNA; encoded by the coding sequence ATGAGCGACTGGTCCGGCAAATCGATTCCGCGCCTTGAGGATACAAGACTGCTGACCGGCAAAGGCCGCTTTGTCGAAGACTTGCGCCTGCCGGACATGCTGCATGCCGTCGTTTTCCGGTCTCCGGTCGCGCATGGCCGTATCACGGAGCTGGATGTCGCCGACGCAGCCGAAATTCCGGGCGTCGTCGGCATTCTGACTGCTGCCGACCTGGACCGACTGGGCTGCAAGCCGATGCCGTGCAAGGCCGCCCATGCCGGCAGCGACGGCACGCCCTTCCGCGCCCCCGTCCGCGACCTGCTGGCGCGGGACACGGTCCGTTTCGTCGGTGACCCGATCGCCTTCATCGTCGCAGAGTCGGAATCCGCCGCCCACGACGCGATGGAAGCAATTCTGGCGGATTTCAATGAACTGCCCGCCGTCACCGATCCGGTCCACTCAACCGACACCGCCGTTGTCTGGGAGGAGGGCGATGCTGATGTGGTCGAAGCCGCCTTTGCCGCAGCAAACCAGATCGTCGAGATCAGCCAGCGCAGCGACCGGGTTTCCGTCGCGCCGATCGAGACACGGTCCGCCCTGGGGCAATACAAGGACGGCGGCTACACCCTGTTCACCCAGACGCAGGGCGTACATTTCATGCGCGACATGATGGCCGCGACGCTTGGCGTCGACCCTGCCGCCGTCCGCGTGGTGACCGGCGATGTCGGTGGCAGTTTCGGCATCAAGCTGATGAATTATCCCGAACAGTCACTGGTGCTTGCCGCGTCCAAGGCATTCGGGCGCCCCGTACGCTGGGTCGAAAGCCGGTCCGAGGCGTTCCTGTCCGACGCCTATGGACGGGGCCAGGCCGGGAAGGCTTCTATTGCAATCGACGCCGACGGCCGGATCACCGCATTGAAGGTCGACACGATCGGTGACATGGGCGCCTATGCGTCTGCGCTGGGTGTCGGTGTACTGACCAAGGGATTCACCAAGACACTGGGTCATGTCTATGACATCCCGGCCCTGCATGTGCGGGTCTCGGCCGTCTATACGAATGCCGCCCCGACCGATGCCTACCGCGGCGCCGGGAAGCCGGAGGCGCAGTATCTGGTCGAACGCCTGATTGAGAAGGCAGGGCGGGAAACCGGGCTGGGGCCGCTTGAGTTCAGGCGCCGCAATCTGGTGCCTGAAGCCAAGATGCCCTATCAGGCCGCCAATGGCTTCATTTACGATTCCGCCCGCTTCGAAGCGGTCATGGATGCCGGTGCGGACGCGGCCGATTGGCAAGGCTTCGAGGCCCGGCGGGCGGAAAGCGAATCCAGGGGATTGAAGCGCGGTATCGGGATCGGCCTATACCTGCACCTGACCGGCGGCAGCGCATCCGAACGCAGCGAAGTGCTGCTGCAACAGGATGGCAGTGTCCTTGTCCTGACCGGGGTCCAGGCATCCGGCCAGGGGCACGAGACCGCGTTTGCGCAATTGCTGGCCGACAAGCTGGAAATTCCGATGGACCGCATTCGCGTTGTCGAGGGCGATACCGCGGAAATCAAGACCGGCGGCGGGACCGGCGGATCGTCTTCTCTGCCGATTGCAGGCGTGACGATCATGAAGGCAGCCGATGTCATGCTGGACAATGCTCGCGCACTGGCCGCCGAGCGGCTGGAAACCGCCGAGGTGGACCTGGAGTACGGCGCGGGTGGTTTCACGGTCGTCGGCACGGACCGCCGCGTCACCCTGACGGAAATTGCCGCCGACCTGCCGGAGGAACGCGAGAATCTTTGCGGTGGCACCGCCGAAAGCGATCACGAAATCCAGACTGTCCCGCATGGTGCCTATATCGTGGAAGTCGAGGTCGATCCGGATACCGGTTTCGTGAAACTCGACCGGTTCACAGCGGTCGACGATCTCGGCCGTCGGGTCAATCCGATGATTGCCGAAGGTCAGATTCATGGCGGCCTGGCGCAGGCAATCGGTCAGGCCTTGTACGAGCGCACCGCATTCGATCCGGATACCGGTCAGTTGCTCAGCGGGTCTTTCATGGATTACCAGCTGCCCCGCGCCGGGGATGTGCCGTTTTTCGATCTGCATTCGGCCGACACGCCGACGGAGATCAACATTCTGGGCATGAAAGGCGCCGGTGAAATCGCCAGCATTGGTGGCCCGGCCGCAGTCGTAAATGCCGTCGCAGACGCAATCGGGCGCCAGGACATCGACATGCCGCTGACGCCCGAACGGGTCTGGAACTACCTGAACGCCTAG
- a CDS encoding TetR/AcrR family transcriptional regulator — MGRVRAFDPDEVLDRAMRTFWQHGYDATSIDDIVNSTGVNRASLYGTFGDKKQIFLKAFERYVAASTVANLDAATTPGSARPALESLFERLVTRSCDGRHAGCMITNTATEFGSRDPEVLDHARRALARIENALDRLLRRAQSFGELPDDVDARAKARHLMATMQGLQVISKINSDPRMLKQICDQAVDAAFE, encoded by the coding sequence ATGGGTCGCGTCAGAGCTTTCGATCCGGATGAAGTACTGGACCGTGCCATGCGCACTTTTTGGCAGCATGGCTACGACGCCACGTCGATCGACGATATCGTCAACAGCACGGGTGTGAACCGCGCCAGTCTGTACGGTACTTTCGGGGACAAGAAGCAGATCTTCCTCAAAGCGTTCGAACGCTATGTCGCGGCCAGTACCGTGGCCAACCTGGATGCCGCCACGACGCCGGGCAGCGCGCGACCGGCCCTGGAATCGCTTTTCGAACGTCTTGTGACGCGATCCTGTGACGGGCGCCATGCGGGATGCATGATCACTAACACCGCCACGGAATTCGGCAGTCGCGATCCGGAGGTCCTGGACCACGCTCGTCGGGCGCTGGCGCGAATCGAGAACGCGCTGGACCGCCTGTTGCGACGGGCACAATCCTTCGGTGAATTGCCGGATGATGTGGATGCCCGTGCTAAAGCCCGCCATCTCATGGCGACCATGCAAGGGCTACAAGTCATTTCGAAGATCAATTCCGACCCTCGCATGCTGAAGCAGATCTGCGATCAGGCCGTCGACGCCGCCTTCGAATAA
- a CDS encoding carboxymuconolactone decarboxylase family protein translates to MSDSVIHSIGSAPEGSKPLLENVQAKFGFLPNILGAMAEAPATLEGYLTLSGIYDKSSLSPAERQLVLLAISRENECHFCVAAHSGGAKKAGLDEAEIEHVREGEALNNPKLEALHAFATAVTVNRGQVGEKALQDFFDAGYTRQQAYEVVLGVAVKVMTNYVDAMADVPLNDQLSAMRWVPPRQRAAE, encoded by the coding sequence ATGAGCGATAGTGTCATCCATTCCATCGGCAGTGCCCCGGAAGGCTCCAAGCCATTGCTCGAGAACGTGCAGGCGAAGTTTGGCTTTCTGCCGAACATTCTGGGTGCGATGGCCGAAGCGCCGGCAACCCTGGAAGGCTACCTGACGCTGTCCGGTATTTACGACAAGTCGTCCCTGTCACCGGCCGAGCGCCAACTGGTGCTTCTGGCAATCAGCCGCGAGAACGAATGCCACTTCTGCGTCGCGGCCCACAGCGGCGGTGCCAAGAAGGCAGGACTCGACGAAGCGGAGATCGAACATGTTCGTGAGGGCGAGGCGCTGAACAATCCCAAGCTGGAGGCCTTGCATGCCTTTGCGACGGCGGTCACGGTGAACCGTGGGCAGGTCGGTGAAAAGGCGCTGCAGGACTTCTTTGATGCCGGGTATACCCGTCAACAGGCCTATGAAGTCGTGTTGGGGGTGGCAGTCAAGGTCATGACCAACTATGTGGATGCCATGGCGGACGTGCCGCTGAACGACCAATTGTCTGCGATGAGATGGGTTCCGCCGCGGCAGCGTGCTGCCGAATAG
- a CDS encoding aldehyde dehydrogenase family protein: MPALTDFYIDGAWTAPSAPRTLDVINPATEEACATISLGSKADVDRAVAAAKKAFETWGRTTPAERRAYLVKLVEVYERRAEEMAQAISKEMGAPIAMARNAQAASGTGHLRAFIQVMDSFAWEHPLRDDAPGEYIVHEPIGVAGLITPWNWPMNQVTLKVGAALAAGCTMVLKPSEIAPLSSMLFAEFVDEAGIPKGVFNLVNGDGPNVGEAMSTHPDIDIMSLTGSTRAGIAVTKAAADTVKRVSLELGGKGPNIIFADADIRKAVKGGSIGVFYNSGQSCNAPTRMLVERSVYDDAVEIARETAEATKVGEPSEEGRHIGPVVSAAQFEKIQGLIQAGIDEGARLVAGGVGRPEGVNRGYFVRPTVFADVTNDMTIAREEIFGPVLSMLPFDDEEEAIRIANDTVYGLTSYVQSGSQARAQKVARQLRAGMVIMNGASRPGGSPFGGYKQSGNGREGGSWGLLEFLEVKAISGWDPNA; this comes from the coding sequence ATGCCCGCATTGACCGACTTTTACATCGACGGCGCGTGGACGGCCCCGTCCGCCCCCAGGACGCTCGACGTCATCAATCCGGCGACGGAAGAAGCCTGCGCGACCATATCCCTGGGCTCTAAGGCCGATGTCGACCGCGCCGTTGCCGCCGCCAAGAAGGCCTTTGAAACCTGGGGCCGGACGACCCCAGCGGAACGGCGCGCGTATCTGGTGAAGCTGGTCGAGGTCTATGAACGCCGTGCGGAGGAAATGGCGCAAGCGATTTCCAAGGAAATGGGCGCGCCGATCGCCATGGCGCGCAATGCACAGGCCGCGTCCGGCACGGGCCATCTTCGCGCCTTCATTCAGGTCATGGACAGCTTCGCCTGGGAACATCCGCTGCGTGACGATGCCCCGGGTGAATACATCGTTCATGAACCGATCGGCGTTGCCGGGCTGATCACGCCGTGGAACTGGCCGATGAACCAGGTCACGCTGAAAGTCGGCGCAGCGTTGGCCGCGGGCTGCACCATGGTCCTGAAGCCGTCGGAAATCGCGCCCCTGTCTTCAATGCTGTTTGCCGAATTCGTCGATGAGGCCGGCATTCCGAAAGGCGTGTTCAATCTGGTGAACGGCGACGGCCCGAATGTCGGTGAGGCGATGAGCACTCATCCGGATATCGACATCATGTCGCTGACCGGGTCGACCCGTGCCGGGATCGCCGTGACCAAGGCGGCGGCCGACACGGTCAAACGCGTGTCGCTGGAACTGGGCGGCAAGGGCCCGAACATCATCTTTGCCGATGCGGATATCCGCAAGGCGGTCAAGGGCGGTTCCATCGGTGTTTTCTACAATTCGGGACAGTCCTGCAACGCGCCGACCCGCATGCTGGTCGAGCGTTCGGTGTATGACGACGCCGTGGAAATTGCCCGCGAGACGGCCGAAGCCACCAAGGTCGGGGAGCCGTCGGAAGAAGGTCGCCATATCGGTCCTGTCGTCAGCGCAGCCCAGTTCGAGAAGATCCAGGGGCTGATTCAGGCCGGTATCGACGAAGGCGCCCGTCTGGTCGCCGGCGGTGTCGGCCGCCCGGAAGGCGTGAACCGCGGTTACTTCGTACGGCCTACGGTCTTCGCCGATGTCACGAACGACATGACCATCGCCCGTGAAGAGATTTTCGGCCCGGTTCTGTCCATGCTGCCGTTCGATGACGAGGAAGAGGCGATCCGGATCGCCAATGACACGGTCTACGGTCTGACGTCCTACGTCCAGTCCGGCAGCCAGGCACGGGCCCAGAAAGTTGCCCGTCAACTGCGGGCCGGCATGGTGATCATGAATGGGGCGTCGCGCCCCGGAGGCAGCCCGTTCGGCGGCTACAAGCAGTCGGGCAACGGCCGCGAAGGCGGTTCCTGGGGCCTGCTCGAGTTCCTCGAAGTGAAGGCGATTTCAGGCTGGGATCCGAATGCCTGA